The Candidatus Koribacter versatilis Ellin345 genome has a segment encoding these proteins:
- a CDS encoding zinc metalloprotease HtpX — MTNALKTTFLLALITGLFLAVGSVLGGQRGMVFAFVLAVVLNFTSYFFSDKIALTMSRAQPVTREQLPRLYAIVERLCGKANLPMPKLYVTPDDSPNAFATGRNPQHASVAVTRGILDLLNDDEMEGVLAHELGHVRNRDILISSVAATLAGAITMLARMAYWAELFGGFGGGGGDSRDRRGGAISALAMLILAPIAAVMIQLAISRSREYGADATGAHLTGNPYALASALAKLDAYSKRIPMAASPSTAHLWIVQPRLDWASLFSTHPPIPKRIERLTNQPADLYINR; from the coding sequence ATGACCAACGCACTGAAGACGACGTTCCTCCTGGCGCTCATCACCGGCCTGTTCCTGGCTGTGGGCAGCGTGCTTGGCGGACAACGCGGCATGGTTTTCGCCTTTGTCCTCGCCGTGGTGCTGAACTTCACGTCCTATTTCTTCTCCGACAAGATTGCCCTGACTATGTCGCGGGCGCAGCCGGTAACGCGTGAACAGCTACCGCGTCTCTACGCAATCGTGGAGCGGCTCTGCGGCAAGGCGAACCTGCCGATGCCGAAGCTATACGTTACGCCGGACGATTCGCCGAATGCCTTCGCGACGGGTCGCAACCCGCAGCATGCGTCGGTTGCCGTGACGCGCGGCATTCTCGACCTGCTCAACGACGACGAGATGGAAGGCGTGCTCGCGCACGAGCTCGGCCACGTCCGCAATCGCGACATCCTGATTAGCTCTGTGGCAGCAACGCTCGCCGGCGCCATTACCATGCTCGCCCGCATGGCTTACTGGGCTGAGCTGTTCGGCGGATTTGGCGGCGGCGGTGGTGACAGCCGCGACCGTCGTGGTGGAGCGATCAGCGCGCTGGCGATGCTGATCCTCGCCCCGATTGCCGCTGTGATGATCCAGCTTGCGATCTCGCGTTCACGCGAATACGGCGCGGATGCAACCGGCGCTCACCTGACAGGCAACCCTTACGCCCTGGCGTCGGCGTTAGCGAAGCTTGATGCTTACTCGAAGCGCATTCCGATGGCGGCGTCACCCTCGACCGCGCATCTCTGGATCGTTCAGCCGCGCTTGGACTGGGCAAGCCTTTTCAGCACGCACCCACCGATCCCGAAGCGCATTGAGCGGCTGACGAATCAGCCGGCAGACCTTTACATCAACCGGTAG
- a CDS encoding cytochrome c-type biogenesis protein — translation MMRLNQRSRRALQLLVLALAIPFLAGASNDEARFNSLGHKMMCMCGCGQVLLECNHVGCTMSDKMRNELSGAVQRGDNDDLILSTFVGNYGGTVLAAPIRGGFDLVAWIIPFAVFILATGIAVWVVRVWKARPAVVAATATPTAVPELDRFREQARKETEF, via the coding sequence ATGATGAGGCTCAATCAACGTTCCCGTCGCGCCTTGCAGTTGCTCGTGCTCGCCCTGGCGATTCCATTCCTCGCGGGCGCCAGCAACGATGAAGCTCGTTTCAATTCGCTCGGCCACAAGATGATGTGCATGTGTGGTTGCGGGCAGGTGCTGCTCGAGTGCAACCACGTCGGCTGCACCATGTCCGACAAAATGCGCAACGAACTCAGCGGCGCCGTTCAGCGTGGCGACAACGACGACCTGATCCTCTCGACCTTCGTCGGCAACTATGGTGGCACCGTGCTTGCCGCTCCGATTCGTGGCGGCTTCGACTTGGTTGCGTGGATCATCCCCTTCGCCGTGTTCATCCTCGCCACCGGTATAGCAGTGTGGGTGGTGCGCGTTTGGAAGGCGCGTCCGGCGGTTGTCGCCGCGACAGCCACACCGACCGCGGTGCCTGAACTCGATCGCTTCCGCGAACAGGCCCGCAAGGAGACAGAATTCTGA
- a CDS encoding heme lyase CcmF/NrfE family subunit encodes MPQIGSFSLLLALALAMYSFLVGALALYRKDDLLSETARRAGIASFVAVVAASAALVVGALTNDFSMAYIMHHSNRALPTAYKFAALWSGQEGSLLFWALLLSTYGFVLRIRYKVDPQLTAYASVVIAAVQVFFLLLVNFAAHPFAIVTGTIPADGNGLNPLLQYPEMVIHPPMLYLGYVGVTVPFAFALSALIMKYPGEKWIQITRRWTMVTWLFLTCGIFLGMHWAYSVLGWGGYWGWDPVENASLLPWLTGTAFLHSVMMQEKRGMMKMWNMWLIFTTFFLAIFGTFLTRSGVVSSVHAFAQSGIGVWFVWFLALTAATCIAIFMLNFQHLKTENHLDSLVSRESSFLFNNLLLLVSCFAVLWGTLFPVISEAVTGSKVTVGAPFFNRVNVPIAMFLLLLTGVGPLLAWRKTSLDALRRNFMMPAILTVLSVVVLIAMGMRPWEGDISSLYSLMGVALSIFVIATVASEFYRGGRVISSKQHTNVFAGMVQLTRRNTRRYGGYIVHLGVVIVVIGFCGSAFNRDTEKELTNGQSMQLGAYTMTLRSATQDDNANYESEAAIIEVSKHGKQIDTLFPERRVYHATNQPATMVANRSTLREDLYLVYAGASERGNPIIKAHLNPLVLWIWIGVWFIIAGTGIALVPNMQTVRVMSPVRATVAEAVPGGRTVGAGD; translated from the coding sequence ATGCCACAGATTGGTAGTTTCTCGCTGTTGCTCGCACTTGCGCTCGCCATGTATTCGTTCCTGGTCGGCGCCTTGGCCCTCTACCGCAAAGACGATCTGCTCTCTGAGACCGCCCGCCGCGCCGGTATCGCCAGTTTCGTCGCCGTCGTCGCCGCCTCGGCTGCGCTCGTAGTCGGTGCGCTGACCAACGACTTCTCGATGGCGTACATCATGCACCACAGCAACCGTGCGCTCCCGACGGCCTACAAGTTCGCCGCGCTATGGTCTGGTCAGGAGGGCTCGCTGCTCTTCTGGGCACTGCTGCTTTCCACCTACGGATTCGTGCTGCGAATCCGATACAAGGTCGATCCGCAGCTGACGGCATACGCTTCGGTCGTCATCGCCGCGGTGCAGGTCTTCTTTCTGCTGCTGGTGAATTTCGCCGCGCACCCGTTCGCGATCGTCACGGGCACGATTCCGGCGGACGGCAATGGGCTCAATCCTCTCCTGCAATATCCCGAAATGGTCATTCATCCGCCGATGCTCTACCTCGGCTATGTTGGCGTGACCGTGCCATTTGCCTTTGCGCTCTCGGCGCTGATCATGAAGTATCCCGGGGAGAAGTGGATCCAGATCACCCGCCGCTGGACGATGGTCACGTGGCTCTTCCTCACCTGCGGCATCTTCCTCGGCATGCACTGGGCCTACTCGGTGCTCGGCTGGGGCGGATATTGGGGATGGGACCCGGTTGAAAACGCTTCGCTCCTGCCGTGGCTTACGGGCACGGCATTCCTGCACTCGGTGATGATGCAGGAGAAGCGCGGCATGATGAAGATGTGGAACATGTGGCTCATCTTCACCACGTTCTTTCTCGCTATCTTCGGAACGTTCCTCACGCGCAGCGGCGTCGTCAGTTCGGTTCACGCCTTCGCGCAGTCGGGTATCGGCGTGTGGTTCGTATGGTTCCTTGCGTTGACCGCCGCAACCTGCATTGCGATCTTCATGCTGAACTTCCAGCACCTGAAGACTGAGAACCATCTTGATTCGCTCGTCTCGCGTGAGTCCAGCTTCCTGTTTAACAACCTGCTCTTGTTGGTGTCGTGCTTCGCCGTGCTCTGGGGAACGCTGTTTCCGGTTATATCGGAAGCGGTGACGGGCTCGAAGGTCACGGTTGGCGCCCCGTTCTTCAATCGCGTGAACGTGCCGATCGCGATGTTCCTGCTGCTGCTGACCGGTGTCGGTCCGCTGCTGGCATGGCGCAAGACTTCACTCGATGCGCTACGCCGTAACTTCATGATGCCGGCGATCCTCACCGTTCTCAGCGTGGTCGTGCTGATCGCGATGGGTATGCGGCCGTGGGAAGGCGACATCTCGAGCCTGTACTCGCTGATGGGTGTGGCGCTCTCGATCTTCGTCATCGCCACCGTTGCCTCCGAGTTCTATCGCGGCGGTAGAGTCATCTCCAGCAAGCAGCACACCAACGTCTTTGCCGGCATGGTGCAGCTCACGCGGCGCAACACCCGCCGTTACGGCGGATACATCGTTCACCTCGGCGTAGTGATCGTCGTCATCGGCTTCTGCGGTTCAGCCTTCAATCGGGACACCGAGAAAGAACTCACCAACGGCCAGTCCATGCAGCTCGGTGCCTACACGATGACCCTGCGCTCGGCGACGCAGGACGACAACGCTAACTACGAGAGCGAAGCCGCAATCATCGAAGTCTCGAAACATGGCAAGCAGATTGACACGCTGTTCCCGGAGCGTCGTGTTTATCACGCCACGAACCAACCGGCGACGATGGTGGCCAACCGTTCCACGCTCCGTGAAGATTTGTACCTCGTATATGCCGGCGCCTCGGAACGTGGGAATCCGATCATCAAGGCGCACCTGAATCCGCTGGTGCTGTGGATCTGGATTGGTGTGTGGTTCATCATCGCCGGAACCGGCATTGCGCTTGTGCCTAACATGCAAACGGTGCGGGTGATGTCGCCTGTGCGCGCAACGGTTGCTGAAGCCGTGCCCGGTGGTCGCACTGTGGGAGCAGGGGACTAA
- a CDS encoding amidohydrolase family protein, protein MKTSVLKLFCAVLLAASAFAQNDAAAKVKENDPPADVPADATRSTFLMMGNKAGQEAVWKTPDGVTHALFEFNDRGRGPRQVSDYHFDAKGNVLSRVTHGHDYLKSPADESFSVDTSGSASWKNPSEQGSKHVSGPAFYLGMSTPPMDTALLVQAALANHGSIALLPEGEARVTKVVEKTVEANGKKATVAAYSITGLDFSPSTVWLDDKLKFFAGGGTWAMVIREGFEPAAKTLVDAQQEIDAKRSRELAQKLMHHPSGDILIHDVALFDSQSGKLILGQDVRISSNKIKSVTPTALDIKATESVIDGRGKYLIPGIWDMHAHVGDNDGLLNLQAGVTTVRDMGNDIDDLMSRRKRIEAGEELGTRIIACGLIDGPGPYQGPTKILAGNEKEARDFVDKFAALGYPQIKIYSSMKPELVPVIIDEAHKHNMRVSGHIPAGMIASQAVEEGYNEIQHANFLMLNFLPDVKNTETTARFTAVAQRGADVDVNSQAVKDFIKLLQDKNVDLDVTMSVFEEMLIARPGHISPTLASVADRLPPQIRRGALNSGLPVPSGMDQKYKDSWANTERMVKAMYDAGIPIESGTDAMAGFALDREFELHEEIGIPPAKVLQDATLGAAKIMSKDAELGSIAPGKLADVVLLDADPTQSTKNLRRTNTVIKDGVIYYPAEIDRELGIKP, encoded by the coding sequence ATGAAAACTTCTGTCCTGAAACTGTTCTGCGCTGTTCTGCTTGCTGCGTCGGCTTTCGCACAAAACGACGCGGCCGCAAAGGTCAAAGAGAACGATCCTCCTGCCGACGTTCCCGCCGATGCGACTCGCAGCACATTCCTCATGATGGGCAACAAGGCCGGACAGGAAGCCGTCTGGAAGACACCTGACGGCGTGACCCACGCGCTGTTTGAGTTCAACGATCGCGGCCGCGGTCCGCGCCAGGTCTCCGATTACCACTTCGACGCAAAGGGCAACGTACTGTCGCGAGTGACGCATGGTCACGACTATCTCAAGTCTCCGGCCGACGAAAGTTTTTCAGTCGACACAAGCGGAAGCGCCAGTTGGAAGAACCCGTCGGAGCAGGGAAGTAAGCACGTCAGCGGACCGGCGTTTTACCTGGGGATGTCCACCCCGCCAATGGATACCGCTCTGCTGGTTCAAGCTGCGCTCGCCAACCATGGCAGCATCGCGCTCCTGCCCGAAGGCGAAGCGCGCGTGACGAAGGTCGTCGAGAAGACGGTTGAGGCGAACGGGAAGAAGGCAACTGTTGCCGCGTACTCGATTACCGGCCTCGATTTCTCACCAAGCACCGTCTGGCTCGATGACAAGCTGAAATTCTTTGCCGGCGGTGGTACTTGGGCGATGGTCATCCGCGAAGGCTTTGAGCCGGCGGCAAAAACGCTCGTCGACGCCCAGCAGGAAATTGACGCTAAGCGAAGCCGCGAGCTGGCACAGAAATTGATGCATCACCCCTCCGGCGACATTCTGATTCACGATGTGGCACTCTTCGATTCGCAAAGCGGCAAACTCATCCTCGGTCAGGATGTTCGCATTTCCAGCAACAAGATTAAGTCGGTTACGCCGACGGCGCTCGACATCAAGGCGACCGAGAGCGTCATCGACGGCCGCGGAAAATACCTCATCCCCGGCATCTGGGACATGCATGCGCACGTCGGTGATAACGACGGTCTGCTGAATCTTCAGGCCGGCGTGACCACTGTTCGAGATATGGGTAACGACATTGACGATCTGATGTCGCGCCGCAAGCGCATTGAAGCCGGCGAAGAACTTGGTACGCGCATCATTGCCTGCGGACTGATTGACGGTCCAGGGCCATACCAGGGGCCGACCAAGATCCTTGCCGGAAACGAAAAAGAGGCGCGCGACTTCGTGGACAAGTTTGCCGCACTCGGATATCCGCAGATTAAGATCTATAGCTCGATGAAGCCGGAACTGGTGCCGGTCATCATTGACGAAGCGCACAAGCACAATATGCGCGTGAGCGGGCACATCCCCGCCGGCATGATCGCCAGCCAGGCGGTGGAAGAGGGCTACAACGAGATCCAGCATGCCAACTTCCTCATGCTGAACTTCCTGCCTGATGTGAAGAACACCGAGACCACTGCGCGCTTCACTGCGGTAGCGCAACGCGGTGCAGACGTCGATGTGAACTCTCAGGCGGTGAAGGACTTCATCAAGCTGCTGCAAGACAAGAACGTGGATCTCGACGTGACCATGAGCGTTTTCGAAGAAATGCTGATCGCGCGTCCGGGACATATTTCTCCGACGCTCGCCTCGGTGGCCGATCGCCTCCCGCCGCAAATTCGCCGCGGCGCTCTGAACTCGGGCTTACCCGTTCCCTCCGGCATGGACCAAAAGTACAAGGATTCCTGGGCGAACACCGAACGCATGGTGAAAGCCATGTACGACGCCGGCATCCCGATTGAGTCTGGAACCGACGCCATGGCCGGGTTCGCCCTCGACCGCGAATTCGAACTGCACGAGGAAATCGGAATCCCGCCGGCGAAAGTTCTTCAGGACGCGACCCTCGGTGCAGCGAAGATCATGAGCAAGGATGCGGAACTCGGCTCGATTGCGCCGGGCAAACTGGCCGATGTTGTATTGCTCGACGCCGACCCGACGCAGTCCACCAAGAATCTTCGCAGGACGAACACGGTCATTAAAGACGGAGTCATCTATTACCCGGCGGAGATCGACCGCGAGTTGGGCATCAAGCCGTAA
- a CDS encoding response regulator has protein sequence MSQVLLVDDNPVQLQVREMVLRKAGFSVAIATSAASALVLLRTANQHIGLVITDHIMPGIDGVEFVRRLRASGDPMPVIVLSGLPDAEREYAGLDVAFRVKPFPPEDLIELVRRYKRAENAA, from the coding sequence TTGAGCCAGGTTCTTCTCGTTGACGACAATCCCGTCCAGCTACAGGTGCGGGAGATGGTCCTCCGCAAAGCCGGTTTTTCGGTGGCAATCGCCACCTCGGCGGCGAGCGCCCTCGTTCTTCTGCGCACCGCCAATCAGCACATTGGACTGGTGATTACCGACCACATTATGCCGGGGATAGATGGCGTGGAGTTTGTGCGCCGGCTGCGCGCCAGCGGCGATCCGATGCCGGTCATCGTATTGAGCGGCCTGCCCGACGCCGAGCGCGAATACGCGGGCCTCGACGTGGCGTTCCGCGTGAAGCCCTTTCCACCCGAAGACCTGATCGAACTCGTGCGTCGTTATAAACGCGCGGAAAACGCCGCCTAG
- a CDS encoding DUF2934 domain-containing protein, with translation MEKSKSATATTEKKVTTRRKKSEVPSNGHTEVLAQPTLVPEERIRVRAYELYLSRGRQNGSHESDWFAAEAELRSHTA, from the coding sequence ATGGAAAAATCAAAAAGCGCTACTGCGACGACCGAGAAGAAAGTCACCACCCGTCGCAAGAAGTCTGAAGTCCCCAGCAATGGCCACACCGAAGTTCTGGCCCAGCCGACGTTGGTACCCGAGGAGCGGATCCGGGTTCGTGCGTACGAGCTTTATCTGAGCCGGGGGCGCCAGAACGGTTCCCACGAGTCCGACTGGTTTGCCGCGGAAGCCGAGCTCCGCAGCCACACGGCGTAG
- a CDS encoding adenylate kinase family protein: MATETTNHRAAWLQGPSAKCETPTCTEQAWRLVLLGAPGVGKGTQAELLNEQLHACHLSTGDVFRAASKSAGQLSPAMKAASDFMRKGELVPDSTVWEMVRERKECLHCVGGFILDGFPRTLGQAESLARLMKEEGISLHAVINYDLPATEIVARLSGRRTCEGCKAVYNVIERPPKTEGLCDKCGGALFQREDDKPESIKVRLDAYDKLTSPLIDFYKKLGALVSVDAHGTPAEICDRTILALQLKTAK; encoded by the coding sequence ATGGCTACCGAGACGACGAACCATCGTGCGGCCTGGCTCCAGGGCCCATCCGCAAAATGCGAGACTCCGACGTGCACCGAACAAGCCTGGCGCCTCGTTCTCCTGGGTGCTCCGGGGGTTGGCAAGGGCACACAAGCTGAACTCTTGAACGAGCAGCTCCACGCGTGTCATCTGTCGACCGGAGATGTCTTCCGCGCCGCCAGCAAGAGCGCGGGCCAACTCAGCCCGGCAATGAAAGCCGCAAGTGACTTCATGCGCAAAGGCGAACTCGTTCCCGACTCGACGGTCTGGGAGATGGTTCGAGAACGCAAGGAGTGTTTGCACTGCGTTGGCGGTTTCATCCTCGATGGATTCCCCCGCACGCTCGGGCAAGCCGAGTCGCTGGCGAGACTGATGAAAGAGGAAGGCATCTCGCTCCACGCCGTCATCAACTACGATCTGCCCGCAACTGAGATCGTCGCTCGCTTGAGCGGACGCCGCACCTGCGAAGGCTGCAAGGCGGTTTACAACGTCATCGAACGGCCGCCGAAAACCGAGGGTCTCTGCGACAAATGTGGTGGTGCACTCTTCCAACGCGAGGATGACAAGCCGGAGTCAATCAAAGTACGACTCGACGCCTACGACAAGCTCACCTCACCGCTGATCGATTTTTACAAAAAGTTGGGAGCGTTGGTGAGCGTGGATGCGCACGGAACGCCGGCGGAAATCTGCGACCGCACGATACTCGCTTTGCAGCTTAAGACAGCGAAGTAG
- a CDS encoding aminopeptidase translates to MNNSAVAATALTFEQKLDQLAEVAIRIGLGLAPGQELLMTAPLDALPLARRITEQAYKAGASLVTTLYSDDEAVLARYHHAPNEAFDKAPKWLYDGMAAAFKSGAARLAIAGANPMLLSKEDPDKVGRSNRAVSAASKPAMELITRHEINWTIVAAATPSWAATMFPNDSADVAINKLWDAIFATSRVGGDDPVSLWKKHDDGLQKRAAYMNEKRYAALQYRGPGTDFRLGLSDGHLWMGGGTTAGNGLYCIPNIPTEEIFTTPHKDRADGTVTASKPLSHMGTLIEDIHVRFEGGRIVEARASRGQEVLQKLIDTDDGARRLGEVALVPHSSPIASSGILFYNTLFDENAASHIALGQAYTSCLIDGDKASAEELAQRGANSSLIHVDWMIGSNKLDIDGITADGTAEPVMRQGEWV, encoded by the coding sequence ATGAATAATTCCGCCGTTGCTGCTACCGCGCTCACCTTCGAACAGAAACTCGACCAGCTTGCTGAAGTCGCTATCCGCATTGGATTGGGACTTGCTCCCGGCCAGGAACTCCTGATGACTGCGCCGCTCGATGCACTGCCGCTGGCGCGGCGCATTACCGAGCAGGCGTACAAGGCGGGTGCATCGCTCGTCACTACGCTCTACAGCGACGACGAAGCAGTGCTGGCGCGCTATCACCATGCGCCCAACGAAGCGTTCGATAAAGCACCCAAGTGGCTCTACGACGGCATGGCCGCTGCGTTCAAGAGCGGCGCTGCTCGGCTGGCGATCGCCGGCGCGAACCCGATGCTGCTCTCAAAGGAAGATCCCGATAAAGTAGGGCGCTCGAACCGCGCGGTTTCTGCAGCTTCGAAGCCCGCGATGGAGTTGATCACGCGACATGAAATCAACTGGACGATCGTTGCGGCGGCGACTCCATCCTGGGCCGCGACGATGTTCCCGAACGATTCCGCCGATGTAGCCATCAACAAGCTCTGGGACGCGATTTTCGCGACCTCGCGCGTGGGCGGCGACGATCCCGTCAGTTTGTGGAAGAAGCACGACGACGGACTCCAGAAACGCGCTGCCTATATGAATGAGAAGCGCTACGCGGCGCTGCAGTATCGCGGGCCGGGGACTGATTTCCGGCTTGGCTTGTCGGACGGCCATCTTTGGATGGGTGGCGGAACTACGGCAGGGAACGGACTGTACTGCATTCCGAATATCCCGACGGAAGAGATTTTCACCACGCCGCACAAAGATCGCGCTGATGGCACGGTCACTGCGAGCAAGCCGCTCTCGCACATGGGAACGCTGATCGAAGACATTCACGTTCGCTTCGAAGGCGGCCGCATTGTGGAAGCGAGAGCCTCGCGTGGGCAAGAAGTGCTGCAGAAACTCATTGACACAGATGACGGCGCGCGTCGCCTCGGAGAAGTTGCTCTGGTTCCACACTCCTCGCCGATCGCCAGCAGCGGCATTTTGTTTTACAACACGCTGTTCGACGAGAATGCTGCGTCACATATCGCGCTCGGCCAGGCGTACACCTCGTGCTTGATTGACGGCGATAAGGCATCGGCAGAAGAACTCGCACAGCGCGGCGCGAACTCGAGTTTGATCCACGTGGACTGGATGATCGGCTCGAACAAGCTCGATATCGATGGCATTACCGCGGACGGGACGGCGGAGCCGGTGATGCGTCAGGGCGAGTGGGTGTAG
- a CDS encoding energy transducer TonB, with protein MAEISQRLPFSQLEINDTRKGPFGTSFIVQAICVAILLNLTIVAPKVLDKKQYETIALTAPVEQAKVSPAPKVKVAQPKIKVEPTPVQPQQVKITPPPMPTRIPRPAPVQEAKIDAPPAPKFDSPRVDLPPGPKPAKPIHTNNFGSTGSSATPTLANKNANEVQTGGFGDPNGVPASDSHTGKVAIAKLGSFDLPEGAGQGNGTGGGHGAKGTVVSSGFGNGTAVQGGGGRGTGGTGTGNGGRVVQTAFNTPQPAEPTTTKKAVAEDSGFTPFTILSKPKPTYSEEGRKRHIEGEVQLDVVFMANGQIKVLGVTRGLGYGLDEAAIQAAQKIQFVPAKRGGQPVDYQAKLRILFQLT; from the coding sequence ATGGCAGAAATATCGCAGCGTTTGCCGTTCAGCCAATTAGAGATCAACGATACCCGAAAAGGTCCGTTTGGCACGAGCTTCATTGTTCAGGCAATTTGTGTGGCGATTTTGTTGAATCTCACAATCGTCGCTCCGAAGGTCCTCGACAAGAAGCAATACGAAACGATTGCGCTCACCGCTCCGGTAGAGCAGGCAAAAGTATCGCCCGCCCCGAAGGTGAAAGTTGCGCAACCGAAAATCAAGGTTGAGCCCACCCCGGTTCAGCCACAGCAAGTGAAGATCACGCCTCCACCGATGCCGACGCGAATTCCGCGACCTGCGCCGGTGCAAGAAGCGAAGATCGACGCACCTCCGGCACCGAAGTTCGATTCTCCGCGCGTTGACTTACCGCCCGGACCGAAGCCTGCAAAGCCGATCCACACAAATAACTTTGGCAGCACCGGTAGCTCGGCCACTCCGACGCTTGCGAATAAGAATGCCAATGAAGTGCAGACCGGCGGATTCGGCGACCCGAATGGCGTACCAGCCAGCGACAGCCACACCGGCAAAGTTGCGATCGCGAAACTGGGATCTTTTGATCTGCCGGAAGGCGCCGGCCAAGGCAATGGCACCGGCGGCGGACACGGAGCGAAAGGCACCGTCGTCAGCTCCGGATTCGGCAACGGCACGGCTGTTCAGGGTGGTGGTGGCCGCGGTACAGGCGGCACAGGTACTGGTAATGGTGGTCGCGTAGTGCAGACCGCGTTCAACACGCCGCAGCCCGCTGAGCCGACTACAACCAAGAAGGCCGTTGCGGAAGACTCCGGTTTTACACCATTCACGATTCTCTCGAAACCGAAGCCGACCTACAGCGAAGAAGGACGCAAGCGCCATATCGAAGGCGAAGTTCAACTCGACGTTGTGTTCATGGCGAACGGTCAGATCAAAGTTCTCGGCGTCACCCGCGGACTTGGCTATGGACTCGATGAAGCCGCCATCCAGGCGGCTCAGAAGATCCAATTTGTACCAGCCAAGCGCGGCGGACAGCCCGTGGATTACCAGGCCAAACTCAGGATTCTATTCCAGCTTACGTAG
- a CDS encoding response regulator — translation MESALKPEVTMQRVVMIAEDSQSVHTVRAVLANPECEVLVADNVPAGLELLRKPYVACLIVDCGVPELTREMRHLLQYSAEIAGIPVLWITPYGAREPLAQELGLSRLNLLPKPFTPLQLLERVQQSIWIGPYVPGKAPMQTANAF, via the coding sequence ATGGAGTCTGCACTGAAACCGGAGGTGACGATGCAACGCGTCGTGATGATTGCGGAAGATAGTCAATCGGTTCATACGGTAAGAGCGGTATTAGCGAATCCTGAATGCGAAGTGCTGGTCGCGGACAACGTGCCAGCCGGGCTCGAGCTGTTACGCAAACCCTATGTTGCGTGTCTGATTGTCGACTGCGGCGTGCCGGAATTGACACGGGAAATGCGTCACCTGCTGCAGTATTCGGCAGAGATCGCAGGAATTCCGGTGCTCTGGATCACACCATACGGCGCACGCGAACCATTGGCACAGGAATTGGGGCTGAGCCGGCTGAACCTGCTGCCGAAGCCATTTACGCCTTTGCAATTGTTGGAGCGAGTGCAGCAGAGCATCTGGATCGGGCCCTATGTTCCGGGAAAAGCCCCGATGCAGACGGCGAACGCGTTCTAG
- a CDS encoding AAA family ATPase — MSTPTTSTAAAKATKLEQTLRTIIRGKDEVVRMALVAIFARGHLLIEGVPGVGKTTLGHAVARAMDVNFQRVQFTSDMLPSDVLGISVYSTVEQKFEFKRGPIFTNVLLADEINRTTPKTQSALLEAMNENQVTVDGRSYGLPDPFLVIATQNPVEHHGTYPLPESQMDRFLIRARMSYPDATAEREVLRAKAGAARLEDIRSVLNGNDVLAMQEEVKAVRVDESLVDYALRIVQRTRESQHLSLGVSPRGSLMLYRSAQAMAFLDGRTFCTPEDFKLLAVPVFAHRVVVSARYSSTLRKSEQSDEVLRDIVESVPVPV, encoded by the coding sequence ATGTCCACTCCGACGACCTCGACAGCGGCCGCCAAAGCCACAAAGCTGGAACAGACCCTTCGCACGATCATCCGCGGCAAGGATGAAGTGGTTCGAATGGCGCTGGTTGCGATTTTTGCTCGCGGCCACCTGCTGATCGAAGGCGTTCCCGGAGTCGGCAAGACCACCCTCGGCCATGCTGTCGCCCGCGCCATGGATGTCAACTTCCAGCGCGTCCAGTTCACCAGCGACATGCTGCCCAGCGATGTCCTCGGCATCTCGGTTTATTCGACCGTCGAGCAGAAGTTCGAGTTCAAGCGCGGTCCGATCTTCACCAACGTGCTACTCGCGGACGAAATCAACCGAACCACTCCCAAGACGCAGTCGGCGTTGCTGGAAGCAATGAACGAAAACCAGGTCACGGTGGACGGACGCTCCTATGGCCTGCCCGATCCGTTCCTGGTGATCGCAACCCAGAATCCGGTCGAACATCACGGCACCTATCCGCTGCCAGAATCGCAAATGGACCGCTTTCTTATCCGTGCTCGCATGAGCTATCCCGATGCCACTGCGGAAAGGGAAGTGCTCCGCGCCAAGGCGGGCGCAGCGCGACTGGAAGACATTCGCAGCGTGCTCAACGGCAACGACGTGCTGGCGATGCAGGAGGAAGTGAAAGCCGTTCGCGTGGATGAATCGCTGGTGGATTACGCGTTGCGAATTGTGCAGCGTACGCGTGAATCGCAGCACCTGTCGCTCGGCGTTTCACCGCGCGGTTCGCTGATGCTGTACCGCAGCGCGCAGGCCATGGCGTTCCTCGATGGCCGCACCTTCTGCACTCCCGAAGACTTCAAATTGCTTGCCGTGCCGGTTTTTGCGCACCGCGTCGTGGTGAGCGCCCGCTACAGCTCCACGTTGCGCAAGTCCGAGCAGTCCGACGAAGTTCTGCGCGACATCGTCGAGAGCGTTCCGGTTCCTGTTTAA